A window of Candidatus Palauibacter soopunensis contains these coding sequences:
- a CDS encoding nuclear transport factor 2 family protein codes for MRKLGATLLLAAAILVTPAYAAAQDDAEAGAVAAVQALFDAMAARDGDAIRGLLTDGATFVATAETADGVQVRESTGADFAASIGQPGPALLERMWDPHVMIEGPIAVVWTPYDFHVDGQFSHCGIDAVSLVQTGDGWKISSIAYTRETENCEPSPLGPPGG; via the coding sequence ATGAGAAAGCTCGGAGCGACGTTGCTTCTCGCCGCGGCGATCCTCGTCACGCCCGCATACGCCGCCGCGCAGGATGACGCCGAAGCGGGGGCAGTCGCCGCCGTGCAGGCCTTGTTCGACGCCATGGCGGCCCGCGACGGCGACGCGATCCGCGGCCTGCTGACCGACGGCGCCACCTTCGTGGCCACGGCGGAGACCGCGGACGGGGTGCAGGTCCGGGAGAGCACGGGCGCGGACTTCGCCGCCTCCATCGGTCAGCCCGGGCCTGCCCTGCTGGAGCGGATGTGGGACCCGCACGTGATGATCGAGGGTCCGATCGCCGTCGTGTGGACGCCCTACGACTTCCATGTAGACGGGCAGTTCAGCCACTGCGGCATCGACGCCGTCAGCCTCGTGCAGACGGGAGACGGCTGGAAGATCTCCAGCATCGCCTACACGCGCGAAACCGAGAACTGCGAACCGAGCCCGCTGGGTCCGCCGGGCGGCTGA